One Choristoneura fumiferana chromosome 25, NRCan_CFum_1, whole genome shotgun sequence genomic region harbors:
- the LOC141442066 gene encoding uncharacterized protein produces the protein MDLYIFIGEIYLLTFNFLALRKLVAVCESYASSHGLLYNGKKSEFMIFKAGNKCPTAVPPVQLNGIALTRVTRFKYLGHIVTDDLKDDADMERERRALCVRANMLARRFARCSNAVKITLFKAYCSSFYTSSLWVRYTQKSYNAIRIQYNNAFRMLIGLPRWCSASTMFAESRTDGFAAILRKKAASLLSRVRSSPNSILKMIADHVCCPVLNEIILG, from the exons ATGGATCTTTATATCTTTATAG GCGAAATTTACCTGTTAACTTTTAATTTCCTCGCGCTCCGTAAACTTGTAGCTGTGTGTGAATCCTACGCCTCTTCACACGGTTTGCTTTATAACGGGAAAAAGAGtgaatttatgatttttaaGGCTGGGAACAAGTGTCCCACAGCTGTACCGCCTGTCCAACTGAACGGCATCGCCCTGACGAGAGTCACTCGCTTCAAGTATCTTGGGCACATTGTTACTGACGATCTGAAGGACGATGCTGATATGGAAAGAGAGCGAAGGGCATTGTGTGTGAGGGCAAATATGCTGGCCCGCAGGTTCGCTAGGTGTTCAAACGCGGTCAAGATTACACTGTTTAAGGCGTACTGTTCTTCCTTTTACACCAGCAGCCTGTGGGTCCGATATACCCAAAAGTCGTACAATGCTATTAGGATTCAGTACAATAACGCCTTTAGGATGCTGATTGGTCTGCCTAGATGGTGCAGCGCATCAACCATGTTCGCTGAGTCACGCACAGACGGGTTTGCAGCAATTTTGCGCAAAAAAGCAGCGTCACTGCTGAGTAGAGTAAGGAGCAGCCCAAACAGCATCTTAAAGATGATAGCTGATCATGTTTGTTGTCCTGTTCtaaacgaaattattttagGGTAA